Proteins from one Aquila chrysaetos chrysaetos chromosome 5, bAquChr1.4, whole genome shotgun sequence genomic window:
- the MILR1 gene encoding allergin-1 isoform X1: MFFLTVLLFSYLQMSQQIQKTTTNGKEMLSNPRLIPVQGTLNVVMNQNVSLSCHSDSGTPPVRYILFKHNQKISTLNRPDLTPGLFNLTINSASDVGEYKCKAEDNISGGGKYSNSLNFTLKEPISKPMLSSPTSQAKEGQNVTLSCLSENGSLPITYMFFKGRKSISPPVKMQKREAAVIFLFMNSSSDFGTYKCRAENSFRNNTKYSNSFNFTLAEERSHSQPLIISLGLILLLFIIGFALAIPFFIIPSYKAKIFKSTRSSTGFTSTTNAEEPEDYVIYTEIEPVKPEEEYVNFSVIRREDEKAEKAACATVYSKVFIRH, encoded by the exons ATGTTTTTTCTCACAGTTCTGCTGTTTTCCTACC tTCAAATGTCTCAGCAGATTCAGAAAACTACTACAAATGGCAAAG agATGCTGTCCAATCCCAGGCTCATACCTGTTCAGGGGACTTTGAATGTAGTGATGAACCAGAACGTGAGCCTCTCCTGCCATTCAGACTCTGGAACTCCACCTGTCAGATACATATTGTTTAAACACAATCAGAAGATATCCACTTTAAATAGGCCAGACTTGACCCCCGGTTTGTTTAACCTGACTATCAACTCTGCCAGTGATGTGGGTGAATACAAATGCAAAGCCGAGGATAACATCTCCGGTGGtggaaaatacagcaacagTCTCAACTTCACCCTTAAAG agcCAATTTCCAAACCCATGCTGAGCTCACCCACCTCTCAAGCAAAGGAAGGCCAGAATGTGACCCTGTCTTGTCTCTCGGAAAATGGCTCTCTTCCTATCACATACATGttcttcaaaggaagaaaaagcatctctCCCCCAGTGAAGATGCAGAAGAGGGAagcagctgtgatttttctatttatgaaTTCCTCTAGTGACTTTGGAACCTATAaatgcagagctgaaaataGCTTTCGcaataatacaaaatacagcaacagTTTCAACTTTACATTAGCAG aagagagaagcCATTCTCAACCTTTGATCATTTCTCTTGGGCTGATATTGCTACTATTCATAATAGGATTCGCTCTGGCAATTCCATTTTTCATAATTCCTTCATATAAAGCAA aaatatttaagtCTACTAGGTCCTCAACTGGCTTTACTTCAACAACAAATGCAGAAGAGCCTGAGGACTACGTCATATACACAGAGATTG AGCCTGTTAAACCAGAAGAAGAATATGTCAACTTTTCTGTTATtagaagagaagatgaaaaag CAGAGAAGGCGGCATGTGCTACAGTCTATTCAAAGGTCTTCATCAGACATTGA
- the MILR1 gene encoding allergin-1 isoform X2, giving the protein MFFLTVLLFSYLQMSQQIQKTTTNGKEMLSNPRLIPVQGTLNVVMNQNVSLSCHSDSGTPPVRYILFKHNQKISTLNRPDLTPGLFNLTINSASDVGEYKCKAEDNISGGGKYSNSLNFTLKEPISKPMLSSPTSQAKEGQNVTLSCLSENGSLPITYMFFKGRKSISPPVKMQKREAAVIFLFMNSSSDFGTYKCRAENSFRNNTKYSNSFNFTLAEERSHSQPLIISLGLILLLFIIGFALAIPFFIIPSYKAKIFKSTRSSTGFTSTTNAEEPEDYVIYTEIEPVKPEEEYVNFSVIRREDEKEKAACATVYSKVFIRH; this is encoded by the exons ATGTTTTTTCTCACAGTTCTGCTGTTTTCCTACC tTCAAATGTCTCAGCAGATTCAGAAAACTACTACAAATGGCAAAG agATGCTGTCCAATCCCAGGCTCATACCTGTTCAGGGGACTTTGAATGTAGTGATGAACCAGAACGTGAGCCTCTCCTGCCATTCAGACTCTGGAACTCCACCTGTCAGATACATATTGTTTAAACACAATCAGAAGATATCCACTTTAAATAGGCCAGACTTGACCCCCGGTTTGTTTAACCTGACTATCAACTCTGCCAGTGATGTGGGTGAATACAAATGCAAAGCCGAGGATAACATCTCCGGTGGtggaaaatacagcaacagTCTCAACTTCACCCTTAAAG agcCAATTTCCAAACCCATGCTGAGCTCACCCACCTCTCAAGCAAAGGAAGGCCAGAATGTGACCCTGTCTTGTCTCTCGGAAAATGGCTCTCTTCCTATCACATACATGttcttcaaaggaagaaaaagcatctctCCCCCAGTGAAGATGCAGAAGAGGGAagcagctgtgatttttctatttatgaaTTCCTCTAGTGACTTTGGAACCTATAaatgcagagctgaaaataGCTTTCGcaataatacaaaatacagcaacagTTTCAACTTTACATTAGCAG aagagagaagcCATTCTCAACCTTTGATCATTTCTCTTGGGCTGATATTGCTACTATTCATAATAGGATTCGCTCTGGCAATTCCATTTTTCATAATTCCTTCATATAAAGCAA aaatatttaagtCTACTAGGTCCTCAACTGGCTTTACTTCAACAACAAATGCAGAAGAGCCTGAGGACTACGTCATATACACAGAGATTG AGCCTGTTAAACCAGAAGAAGAATATGTCAACTTTTCTGTTATtagaagagaagatgaaaaag AGAAGGCGGCATGTGCTACAGTCTATTCAAAGGTCTTCATCAGACATTGA